TCGACTGCATCGCCTGGTCGCGCGCCTCCGGCTGCACCGGCGCGAAGCCGAAGCCGCAATTGCCGATCACGACCGAGGTGATGCCGTGCCAGGAGGAAATCGTGCAATACGGGTCCCAGAACACCTGGGCGTCGTAATGGGTGTGCAGGTCGATGAAGCCGGGCGCGACGTGCAGGCCCTTGGCGTCGATGACCCGGGCGCCGTCGCCGGCGGCGATATGGCCGATCTCGGCGATGACGCCGTCGCGAATGCCGATATCGCCCCTGTAGCGGGGCTGGCGGGTGCCGTCGAAAATCATGCCGTCCTTGATGACGGTGTCGAACCGGGCCATGGCGTATCCTCCGCGGAATGTTTCCGTCTGCTGTTGCCGGAAATGAAAGGCGAGATCGCCGGCCGGGGCAAGGGCGAAGGCCGCCGGGACCGCAACAATCTGCCGTTGCAACCGGTCGCGGCTTTCCGCAGCATAGGGTTTATGGTCCAAAGCCCTTACATCCGAGCGGTTCCTACCGCAGCGAAAGATTGGCGATGACGCGCGAAGACCCGAAATGGATCGGCCCGGCGACGGACTACGGCCCGCTGCTGGTGTTTTTCATCGCCTATTTCGTCTGGGGCCTGATCCCCGCCACCGGCGCGCTGATGGTGGCAACCCTGATCGCGCTGGTCGCCTCGTGGCTCGTGCGCCGGACCATTCCGGCCATGGCCGTGGTGACGGCGGTGGTGGTCGGCGTGTTCGGCGGCCTGACGCTCTGGCTGCACGACGAGACCTTCATCAAGCTGAAACCCACCATCGTGCAGGCGCTGTTTGCGGTCATCCTGCTGGGCGGGCTGCTGTTCGACAAGCCGATGCTGAAATACGTGCTGGGCAAGGTCTGGCCGATCGACGACGACGGCTTCCGCAAGCTGAGCCTGCGCTTCGGCCTGTTCTTTGCCGCCATGGCCGTTCTGAACGAGGTCGTCTGGCGCACCCAGGACACCGATACCTGGGTGCTGTTCAAGGTCTGGGGCCTGATGGGCCTGACCTTCGTCTTTGCGCTGACGCAGATCAAGGTGTTCGAGACCCACCGCCTGCCGGACCCGGAACCGACCACCCGGGGCGACACCTAGTCCATGCCCATCGCCGCTCCGCCCAAGGACAGGGTGCTGCAAGGCATCCTGTTGATGTGTCTGGCCGTCCTCTGTTTTTCGACACTGAATGCGTCCGCCAAATTGCTGTCGGCCGCCGGCTTCGACATGCGCCAGGTGGTGTGGGCGCGCTATATCGGCTCGCTGGTGGTGATGGTGCTGATCTTTTTCCCGCGCCACCGCATGCGCCTGTTCCGGCCGCGCCATCTGGGCATCCAGACCCTGCGCGGGCTGCTGTTGTTCGGCTCCTCCGCCCTGTATTTTCAGGGGCTGGCGCACGCCGACCTGTCGCTGGCGGCGACCATCAGCATCACCAGCCCGCTCTGGATCACGGCGCTGTCGGTGCCGTTCCTGGGCGAGAGCGTCGGCCTCAGGCGCTGGCTGGCGGTGGGCGTCGGCTTTATCGGGGCGCTGGTGGTGATCCGGCCGGGCATGGGCGAGACCAACCCCTATATCCTGTTCTTCGTCGCCAGCACCACATGCAGCACCTTTTATGCCCTGCTGACCCGCAAATACGCCGGCGAGGAAAACGCCGAGACGTCGGCCACCGTCGCGACGGTGGTGGGCACGGTGGCGGCGGCGCCGCTGGCCTATACCAGCTGGCAAACCCCGACCGAGCCGCTGGACATCGCGTTGATGTGCGGGCTGGGCCTGTTCGCGGCCCTGGGGCATTATTTCTTCACCATGGCCTTCCAGCGCGGCCCCGCCGCGGTGATCGCGCCGTTCAGCTATGGCCAATTGGTGGGCGCGACCGCGTTCGGCTATGTGCTGTTCGCCACCTTCCCGGACCACTGGACCCTGATCGGCGCGGCCGTCATCATGTCCTCCGGCCTCTACATCGCCCATCGCGAGCGGGTGCGGCGGGGGCGATAGAGCAATTTCAAGCGCAGTGAGATCATTGCGCCAAATCAATCAGAAAGGGCGGTTTGCAAGAGCCGTGGCGAACGGAAACCGCCCCTGACGCCTGGAGCGGAGTCTTTTCCAGCCGGCTCACCAGCCCATCTTCCCTGTCCTCGCGGAGGCGGGGACCCATGCCTGAGAGACCAATACGGAGTCCGTATCCTGTGAGAAGCTCTCAGGCATGGGCTCCCGCTTGCGCGGGAGATGGGGCAGGAAAGTGGGCCAACCCGTGCCGAAAACGCACTAGCGGCCCTTGCCGAGAACCGCGCTCATATAGGCGGCGAGCGGCGCGGCCTGCTCTTCCTCCGCGTCCAGCGGCAGTGGGGGCGCCGCGGTGCTGGCGGCGGCAGTGCCACGAAGTCCGAGAGCCTCGTCCCGGCGCGGCTGCAACGGCAAGCCAGCCTTGTGCCGGCGCACCTTGTAGAGAACGCTGAACAGCGTCTGATAGGCGTCCGGCGGATCCAACAGCACGCGGTCGCCATGTTCCGAGATCACCTGCCGGCCAGGATCGACCGCCACGCCGGATGCCTGCATGAATTCCAGCAGTTCCCGCGCGAACACCGCGTAGCCGAGCCCGGAGGGATGGTGGTTGTCGAGGCTGCCGACGCCGCCGTCGCGCAGCCAATTCCCCAGCCACGTGTCCGCGATAACAAAGGCCTCGTTGGAATAGGCGTGATCGTCCTTTTCTAGGTCGATCCTCGGGCGCCGTTGCCGAACCTTCAAGGCATCGACATGCTTGCCGTCATATCGCTTCAGCGTCTGGTCCACACGGAAAAAACGCGCCCTGGAATCACCAGCGGCGTCGAACACCCGCCGGACATTGGCAATCATCGCCTCGTTTATCGCCAATACTTCCTGGTCGAGTTCTCGCACCTCGGCACCGGTGAATTGGGCATAGTCGGACAGACCACCCAGGCGGTTTTCATAGAGCGGGAAATAGTCGTCCTCGCTCTGACGCAAATCCACTTTGAGAAACGTATCCAGAGTGGTCGGATAGGTCAGGTTCGGCACAGTGGAAGGCAAAGGTACGGTGTTGATATAGATTTCCTCCGTGGCCGCCGGCAACGCCGTCAGCGTTTCGGCAAAAGTCCCCATATCCCTGGCCCAGTCCCACAGCGAGCGCAGCCCATTTTTTCGCTCGGAGACGCCCGGACGTGGCCGCTGCCGGCCCCCCGCTTCCGAGCCGGACAGGGTGATATCAATCAGGCCATGATTGGCGCCGATGCTAATCAGCAACATCCGCGGCTGGCGCAGCACCACCCAATCCATAGGCGTCAACGGGTCCAGTGCCCGTTCGTTGCCGGGGTTGAGCAGGAAGCGGGCGTTCAGACCCAGATGTAACTGCAGCAGATCGTCGCCAAGACTGCTGAGGTCGCCAATCGAGCCGACCCCATCCAACCGGGGCATGATGCGCAACACCTCCCGGTTCCAGCGATCATAGGACCAGTCGGTCAGATGCTCCACTTCGGCGCCCGAAATCGCCAGATTGTCCCATGCCAACACCGGCTCGCGCAGGGCGTAATCACAACGAGCATACCGATTGGCGCTGGAGAGCGCGAATTCCAGCGTGCGCTGCAACGCCCGGCGGAAATTCAGCAGGCTGACGCGGCGCAGCGTCTCCTCGACATTGATCAGCAGGGATTCCGGATAGCGCGGCCAGCGGAACGGATGGTCCGGCGCAACCGCCTTGGCCACCATGGCGGGGATGCTGCGGGCCGCATACTCGCCATTGATCGTGGCGGACCGCATGCCGTTGTAGAGACTGTCGCCAATCGCCATCACCGGCGGGTGCATGTCCGCGGCGGGCAGTCGAAAGCCGCCGGTTGGAACCCGAAACGCCATTGCTACCCGTCTCCCTGTTCGACCACCATCCCATACGGGGAATAGCTTAGTCCTTAAGCGACGGATCGACAACGCGTTGCTGGCCGGCCACCCGCGGCCGCGCCCTTCCGGCCGCCGGCAATTGCGAGTAGCCTGAACGGCCAGCAAGAAAAGCCGAAGCCGGGGAAGCCGCCCATGTCCGCCGTCAAGAACATCCTGTTCATCATGTGCGACCAGTTGCGGTGGGATTATCTCTCCTGCACCGGCCACCCGCACCTGCAAACGCCGAACATCGACGCCCTGGCCGCCCGCGGCGCGGTGTTCGACCGGGCCTATTGCCAGGCGCCGATCTGCGGGCCGTCGCGCATGTCGTTCTACACCGGCCGCTATCCGTTCACGCTCGGCTCCGGCTACAACAACTTCCCGCCCCGGGTGGACGAGATGACTCTGGGCGACCATCTGCGCCCGCTCGGCCTGCGCACGCTGCTGGTGGGCAAGACCCACATGGCCGCCAACCGCGAGGACATGCAGCGCCTGGGCATCGACCCGAAGGGCGAGCTGGGCGTTCTGCTCTCCCAATGCGGCTTCGAACCGTTCGAGCGCGACGACGGCCTGCACCCGAACGAGGCCTTCGACCCCAATCTTCGCTACAATGTCTGGCTGCGCGGCCACGGCTATGACAGCCCCAACCCCTGGCACGACTTCGCCAATGCGGCGGAGGGGCCGGACGGCGAGGTGCTCTCCGGCTGGCACATGAAATGGGCGCATCTGCCGGCCCGCGTGAAGGCGGAGCATTCGGAGACCGCCTACATGACCGGCCGCGCCATGGACTGCATCGCCGAACAGGGCGACCAACCCTGGTGCATTCACCTCTCCTACATCAAGCCGCACTGGCCCTATGTGGCGCCGGCGCCCTATCACAATCTCTACGGCAAACAGCACCTGTTGCCGCTGAACCAGGGCGAAGCCGAGCGCGAGCGCCCGCACCCGGTCCATGCCGCCTTCATGCAGCACGGCGACAGCGAAACCTTCGCCCGGCCGGAAGTGCGGGAGCACGTGATCCCGGCCTATATGGGCCTGGTGAAGGAGATCGACGACCAGTTGGGCCGGCTCTGGGCCTTCCTGGAGGAGCGGGGCCTGTTCGAGACGACCATGATCGTCTTCACCAGCGACCATGGCGATTATCTGGGCGACCATTATCTGGGCGAAAAGGAATTGCTGCACGAGGAAAGCGTGCGCATCCCCCTGATCGTCTACGACCCGCGGCCGGAAGCGGACGCGAGCCGCGGCCGGCATCTGGCGGCGCCGGTCGAGGGGGTCGACCTGGTGCCCACCTTCGTCGAGGCGGTCGGCGGCGCGCCGGCCCTGCACTGGCTGGAAGGCGCCTCGTTGCAGCCGCTGCTGTTCGGCGGCGACGCGGCGGCGCGGAAGGACGCGGCCTTCTCGGAGATCGACTATTCCATGCGCGACGCCCGCGCCGCTCTCGGCGTGGCGCCGGCGGAGGCCAAGGGCTACATGGTGCGGACCCGGCGCTACAAATACCTGTTCTGGGAAGGGTTTCCGGCGCAATTGTTCGACCTGGACGCCGATCCCGTCGAACAGACCGACCTGGGCGCCGACCCGGCCCATGCCGCGGTGATGGCCGAGATGCGCGAGCGCCTGTTCCGCTGGTTCCGCCATCGCAAGCTGCGCGTCACCCGCACCGACGCCCGCATCCTGGCCACCGCCGGCGAGAAAAGCACCCAGAGCCGCGGCATTTATCGCGGCTATTGGGGGCCGGACGACTGAGGCGGGGGCCGCGTTTCGCTCAAGAGGAGGGATGGGCCGATGAACGATCTGGTGAAAGAAGCGATCCGCTGGCTGTTCGGCGGCGGTGCGCTAGCGCTGGCGACCTTCCTGGCGACCACCGCCTATCAGCAAGGCCAGTTGGAAATCGAGCGCGAGCGCAACCTGCGGGAATTCCTCGACAAATACGTGGACCTCGCCACCCGCGGCTCGCTGGACGAGCGGTTGCGCTTCGTCCAGTACTGGGAATCGCTCGACGTGTCCGACAAGATCGGCGTCGATCTGACCAGCTACCGCCGGGCGCTGCGCAACGAGTTCAACGAGGCCCAGGCCTATGCCGAGACCCTGTCGGCGGCCGGCGGCGATGGCGGCCACCCGCCCGCCTCCGGCACCGGCGGCAGGCCCACGACCGCGCCGCCCCTCACCGAGCCAGCCGCCCGCCCGCCGGTCTCCACCGTTCGGGAGATGTCGAACCCGCAGCAGGAAGCCTATTTCGCCTCGCGCGGGCAGACCATTGCCAAGCTGGTGCCGGGCGAGGCCGACGCGTCCGACCTGGAACGCCGGGGCTTCGAGGCGCTGCTCGCCAACGACATTCCGGCCGCGCGCGAGGCGTTTGCCGCCGCCGAGCAAGCCTGGCCCGAATACCACAACGTGGCCGAAATCCACCGGCTGCTGGTGGAGGTGAGCCGGCGGCTGCCGCCGGGCGGCGCCTCGCTGGAGCCGGACATCCACCGCCGCCTGCTTGCCGAGATCCTGGAGAATTTCAGCTGGGGCATGCCGCCGGCGATCCGCAACGCGATGCAGACGGCGACGCGGCGATAGAGTGCTTTCGGCACGGATTGACCCCCTCTCCCGCCCCATCTCCCGCGCAAGCGGGAGCCCATGCCTGAGAGCTTCTCACAGGACACGGACTTTGTATTGGTCTCTCAGGCATGGGTCCCTGCTTCCGCGGGGACAGGGAAGATGAGGCGGTGAGCCAGCGGGAAAAGAACCCGCTCCAGCCGCCGGCACCGCCGCGCCCTGGTCCGTCGCCGTCAGGCGCGGATCAGCCCGCCCGGCAGCGCGCCGGTGAACTCGCCGTCGCAGAGCGTCTCGACGCCGGCACAGAAGGTGTGGCGGTAGCCGTCGGCCCGCTGCACCAGCCGCTTGCCGCCGGCGGGCAGGTCGTAGAGCACTTCCGGCGGGCGCACGCGCAGCCGGTCGAAATCGATCAGGTTCAGGTCCGCGCGCAGGCCCGGCGCCACCACGCCCCGGTCGGTGAAGCCATAGGCGCGGGCGGTGTCCAATGTCTGCTTGCGCACCAGGAATTCCAGCGGCAGGCGCTCGCCGCGGGTGCGGTCGCGGCCCCAGAGCGTCAGCAGCGTCGTCGCTGAGGAATGGTCGGCGATCACGCCCACATGCGCCCCGGCATCCGCCAGCCCGGCAACGCAATTCGGATGGCTGAGCATGGTGCGGACATTGTCGAGATTGCCGGCGGTGTAGTTCTCGAACGGATGGATCAGCAGCCCCTTGCCGTCCTGGGCCAGCATGCATTCCAGCGCCAGGTCGAACGGGTCGCGCCCGGCCGCCCGCGCCTTGGCCGCCACCGCGTCCGCCGGCGCCGGCTCGTAGTTCAGGTCGGGGCCGAGGGGGAAGGTCCGCTCCAGCG
The DNA window shown above is from Alphaproteobacteria bacterium and carries:
- a CDS encoding DMT family transporter, whose protein sequence is MPIAAPPKDRVLQGILLMCLAVLCFSTLNASAKLLSAAGFDMRQVVWARYIGSLVVMVLIFFPRHRMRLFRPRHLGIQTLRGLLLFGSSALYFQGLAHADLSLAATISITSPLWITALSVPFLGESVGLRRWLAVGVGFIGALVVIRPGMGETNPYILFFVASTTCSTFYALLTRKYAGEENAETSATVATVVGTVAAAPLAYTSWQTPTEPLDIALMCGLGLFAALGHYFFTMAFQRGPAAVIAPFSYGQLVGATAFGYVLFATFPDHWTLIGAAVIMSSGLYIAHRERVRRGR
- a CDS encoding septation protein A, with amino-acid sequence MTREDPKWIGPATDYGPLLVFFIAYFVWGLIPATGALMVATLIALVASWLVRRTIPAMAVVTAVVVGVFGGLTLWLHDETFIKLKPTIVQALFAVILLGGLLFDKPMLKYVLGKVWPIDDDGFRKLSLRFGLFFAAMAVLNEVVWRTQDTDTWVLFKVWGLMGLTFVFALTQIKVFETHRLPDPEPTTRGDT
- a CDS encoding sulfatase-like hydrolase/transferase, which encodes MSAVKNILFIMCDQLRWDYLSCTGHPHLQTPNIDALAARGAVFDRAYCQAPICGPSRMSFYTGRYPFTLGSGYNNFPPRVDEMTLGDHLRPLGLRTLLVGKTHMAANREDMQRLGIDPKGELGVLLSQCGFEPFERDDGLHPNEAFDPNLRYNVWLRGHGYDSPNPWHDFANAAEGPDGEVLSGWHMKWAHLPARVKAEHSETAYMTGRAMDCIAEQGDQPWCIHLSYIKPHWPYVAPAPYHNLYGKQHLLPLNQGEAERERPHPVHAAFMQHGDSETFARPEVREHVIPAYMGLVKEIDDQLGRLWAFLEERGLFETTMIVFTSDHGDYLGDHYLGEKELLHEESVRIPLIVYDPRPEADASRGRHLAAPVEGVDLVPTFVEAVGGAPALHWLEGASLQPLLFGGDAAARKDAAFSEIDYSMRDARAALGVAPAEAKGYMVRTRRYKYLFWEGFPAQLFDLDADPVEQTDLGADPAHAAVMAEMRERLFRWFRHRKLRVTRTDARILATAGEKSTQSRGIYRGYWGPDD